One genomic segment of Salarias fasciatus chromosome 8, fSalaFa1.1, whole genome shotgun sequence includes these proteins:
- the LOC115393849 gene encoding glycerol-3-phosphate phosphatase-like codes for MSGSKCRRLSGALVRPLLDSVDCVLFDCDGVIWRGDQAIPGAPQVINLLKESGKKVFFVTNNSTKTRKMYADKLATLGFHASEEEVFGTAYCSAMYLKTVCRLDGKVYLIGSPAMRQELEAVGIQQTGVGPDPVSGKQSDWANVALDPEVKAVLVGFDEHFSYMKLNRALQYLSQQGCLFVGTNRDSRLPLEGGKAVPGTGCLLQAVETAAQCQAQTVGKPNRFMYDCVASQFGLSRDRCLMVGDRLDTDIMLGSNCGLKTLLTLTGVSTVADAEAHQQSGCAERQGMVPDYYVESIADLLPALQG; via the exons ATGTCCGGCTCCAAGTGCAGGCGGCTGAGCGGGGCGCTGGTCCGGCCGCTGCTGGACTCCGTGGACTGCGTCCTGTTCGACTGCGACGGGGTGATCTGGAGGGGGGACCAGGCCATCCCGGGGGCCCCGCAGGTCATCAACCTGCTCAAGGAGAGCGGCAAGAAGGTCTTCTTCGTCACCAACAACAGCACCAAGACCAGGAAGATGTACGCGGACAAGCTGGCGACGCTGGGCTTCCACGcctcggaggaggaggtgttcgGGACCGCCTACTGCTCCGCCATGTACCTGAAGACGGTGTGCCGGCTGGACGGCAAGGTGTACCTGATCGGCAGCCCCGCCATGAggcaggagctggaggcggTGGGCATCCAGCAGACCGGGGTGGGGCCCGACCCGGTCTCCGGGAAGCAGAGCGACTGGGCCAACGTGGCCCTGGACCCGGAGGTGAAGGCGGTGCTGGTGGGCTTCGACGAGCACTTCAGCTACATGAAGCTGAACCGGGCCCTGCAGTACCTGAGCCAGCAGGGCTGCCTGTTCGTGGGCACCAACAGGGACAGCCGACTGCCTCTGGAGGGGGGCAAGGCCGTGCCAG GTACCGGCTGCCTGCTGCAGGCCGTGGAGACGGCGGCGCAGTGCCAGGCCCAGACGGTGGGCAAACCCAACCGCTTCATGTACGACTGCGTGGCCTCCCAGTTCGGCCTGAGCCGGGACCGCTGCCTGATGGTCGGGGATCGTCTGGACACCGACATCATGCTGGGCTCCAACTGCGGCCTGAAGACCCTCCTCACCCTGACGGGGGTCAGCACCGTGGCAGACGCCGAAGCCCACCAGCAGAGCGGCTGTGCAGAGAGGCAGGGCATGGTCCCGGATTACTACGTGGAGAGCATCGCTGACCTCCTTCCTGCCCTGCAAGGATGA
- the LOC115393177 gene encoding probable palmitoyltransferase ZDHHC4, with amino-acid sequence MDFLTLFAVYVLTVLTCIILICKYSGQQQTPFNTLFNGVAKVFAPYTPKWLQKLSHWTLHTLFHQRSNMFIYLHTLLEGAVYAEFTYEVFGFCREMDTTLTSLSVPYILLAVKTFFFYRCIKGDPGTVTRSNIAGQLHVYPYDRRLFHPGVSCPTCQLLKPARSKHCRVCNRCVLRFDHHCVWVNNCIGAQNTRYFLLYLSSVCAMAGSVALLTGDMLLHAVLRSGILRATYIDENGDRQLAGPLFVAQHLFLTFPRIVFMLGFLVFIFFLLAGYSLFHFYLALVNQTSNEWYKSRGYVCQHCRPTPAPDGACSPAPDHSRRYFYSRGILPNLREIFSPPRPVQKKDN; translated from the exons atggaTTTCCTCACTCTGTTCGCTGTCTACGTCCTGACAGTGCTGACATGTATAATCCTGATCTGTAAGTACTCAGGCCAGCAGCAGACCCCCTTTAATACTCTATTCAACGGTGTGGCGAAG GTATTTGCACCTTATACCCCCAAATGGCTCCAAAAGCTTTCACACTGGACTTTACACACACTGTTTCATCAAAG GAGCAACATGTTCATCTACCTGCACACCCTGCTGGAGGGAGCCGTGTACGCAGAGTTCACCTACGAGGTGTTCGGCTTCTGCAGGGAGATGGACACCACTCTGACCAGCCTGTCTGTGCCTTACATCCTGCTGGCGGTCAAGACCTTCTTCTTCTACCGCTGCATCAAGGGAGATCCAG GCACGGTGACGCGGAGCAACATTGCTGGCCAGCTGCACGTTTATCCGTACGACCGCAGGCTGTTCCACCCTGGAGTCTCCTGTCCAACCTGCCAGCTGCTGAAGCCGGCCCGCTCCAAGCACTGCC GCGTCTGCAACAGGTGCGTGCTGCGTTTCGACCACCACTGCGTCTGGGTCAACAACTGCATCGGCGCCCAGAACACGCGTTACTTCCTGCTGTACCTGTCGAGCGTGTGTGCCATGGCAGGAAGCGTGGCTCTGCTGACAGGAGACATGCTGCTCCATGCTGTGCTGCGCTCGGGGATATTAAGAGCCACTTATATCGATGAGAATGGGGACCGCCAGCTTGCCGGGCCGCTCTTTGTTGCACAG CATCTGTTTCTGACTTTCCCCCGGATCGTCTTCATGCTGGGCTTCCTcgtcttcatcttcttcctcttggcGGGCTACTCTCTGTTCCACTTCTACCTGGCGCTCGTCAACCAGACCTCCAACGAGTGGTACAAAAGTCGGGGTTACGTCTGCCAGCACTGCCGTCCGACTCCCGCCCCCGACGGCGCGTGCAGCCCGGCGCCAGACCACTCCAGACGCTACTTCTACAGCCGAGGGATCCTCCCAAACCTGCGGGAGATCTTCTCGCCTCCACGTCCAGTCCAGAAAAAagacaactga